In one window of Microtus pennsylvanicus isolate mMicPen1 chromosome 2, mMicPen1.hap1, whole genome shotgun sequence DNA:
- the LOC142844935 gene encoding olfactory receptor 4K3-like, with protein MEETNQTVVSEFIFQGLCNSRELQIFLLLPFSILYLMTVVGNLFVVILIITDHHLHSPMYFLLANLSFVDFCLSSVTTPKMITDLVKDIKTISFGGCMSQILCVHFFGGGEMVLLVTMAYDRYVAICRPLHYTSIMDRQKCIWLVLISWIIGFVHAMSQLILILELPFCGPRVIDSFFCDIPLVMKLACINTDTLGIVINADSGVLATTCFILLLISYTYILLTVQLHSKDISSKALSTCTSHIIVVVLFFGPCIFIYLWPVSIMWVDKFLAVFYTVITPLLNPAIYTLRNKDIKNAIKKLKDHK; from the coding sequence ATGGAAGAAACTAATCAGACTGTGGTGTCTGAGTTTATTTTTCAGGGACTTTGTAACTCAAGAGAACTACAGATCTTCCTCCTGTTGCCATTTTCCATCCTCTACCTGATGACTGTGGTAGGCAACCTCTTTGTGGTGATATTAATCATCACTGATCATCACCTCCATTCTCCCATGTACTTTCTGTTAGCCAATCTCTCATTTGTTGACTTCTGCCTTTCCTCAGTTACTACCCCCAAAATGATCACAGACCTTGTAAAAGATATTAAAACTATTTCCTTTGGAGGTTGCATGAGCCAGATCCTCTGCGTGCATTTCTTTGGAGGGGGTGAGATGGTGCTTCTTGTAacaatggcctatgaccgctatgtggccatctgcaggcCACTCCACTACACCAGCATCATGGACAGACAGAAGTGCATCTGGCTTGTTTTGATATCATGGATCATTGGATTCGTGCATGCCATGAGTCAACTGATTCTGATTTTGGAGTTACCTTTCTGTGGACCTAGAGTGATAGACAGCTTTTTCTGTGatattcctttggtgatgaaattAGCCTGCATCAATACTGATACTCTGGGAATCGTGATAAACGCTGACAGTGGTGTTTTAGCAACAACTTGCTTCATTCTGTTGCTGATATCTTACACTTACATTCTACTAACTGTTCAGCTTCACTCCAAAGATATTTCATCAAAGGCACTCTCTACCTGCACCTCCCATATCATAGTGGTTGTGCTATTCTTTGGACCCTGTATTTTCATCTATCTGTGGCCTGTCAGCATCATGTGGGTGGATAAGTTTCTTGCTGTGTTTTATACAGTTATCACACCTCTCCTGAATCCAGCAATCTATACATTgagaaataaagatattaaaaatgcCATTAAAAAACTCAAAGATCACAAGTAA
- the LOC142844936 gene encoding olfactory receptor 4K3-like, whose amino-acid sequence MEDDNQTVVSEFFFQGLCTSKELQIFLLLPFSTLYVITVVGNLFVVILIIADHHLHSPMYFLLANLSFVDFCLSSVNTPKLITDLLKDNKTISFGGCMSQILCVHFIGGSEMVLLVTMAYDRYVAICRPLHYTSIMDRQKCIWLVLISWIIGFVHGISQLLLIVDLPFCGPRMIDSFFCDIPLVMKLACTNTDTLEIVINADSGILATTCFIPLLISYTYILLTVQLYSKDGSAKALSTCTSHITVVVLFFGPIIFIYLWPVSIPWVDKFLGVFYTVITPFLNPAIYTLRNKDIKNAIKKQINYM is encoded by the coding sequence ATGGAAGATGATAACCAGACTGTGgtatctgagtttttttttcaggGACTTTGTACCTCAAAGGAACTGCAGATCTTTCTCCTGCTGCCATTTTCCACCCTTTATGTGATAACTGTGGTAGGCAACCTCTTTGTGGTGATATTAATCATCGCTGATCATCATCTCCATTCTCCCATGTACTTTCTTCTAGCCAATCTCTCATTTGTTGACTTCTGCCTTTCTTCAGTAAATACACCCAAACTGATCACAGACCTTCTAAAAGataataaaactatttcttttggGGGTTGCATGAGCCAGATCCTCTGCGTGCATTTCATTGGAGGAAGTGAGATGGTGCTTCTTGTAacaatggcctatgaccgctatgtggccatctgcaggcCACTCCACTACACCAGCATCATGGACAGACAGAAGTGCATCTGGCTCGTTTTGATATCATGGATCATTGGATTTGTGCATGGCATTAGTCAATTGCTCTTGATTGTAGATCTACCTTTCTGTGGACCTAGAATGATAGACAGCTTTTTCTGTGatattcctttggtgatgaaattAGCCTGCACCAATACTGATACTCTGGAAATCGTGATAAATGCTGACAGTGGTATTTTAGCAACAACTTGTTTCATTCCATTGCTGATATCTTACACTTACATTCTATTAACTGTTCAACTTTATTCTAAAGATGGTTCAGCCAAGGCACTCTCTACCTGTACCTCCCATATCACAGTGGTTGTGCTATTCTTTGGGCCCATCATTTTTATCTATCTGTGGCCAGTCAGCATCCCTTGGGTGGACAAGTTTCTTGGTGTGTTTTATACAGTCATCACACCTTTTCTGAATCCAGCCATCTATACACttagaaataaagacattaaGAATGCCATAAAGAAGCAGATAAATTACATGTAA